TCCGTGTGAAAATGGGTGTTGACCCGACTGCTCCGGATGTTCATTTCGGTCATACCGTCGTGATGCGCAAGCTCCGCCAGTTCCAGGACTTGGGCCATACCGTGGTGCTCATCGTGGGTGACTACACGGCTCAGATTGGTGACCCGAGCGGTCGTAACAAGGCTCGTCCGCGCCTCAGTCATGAACAGGTTCTTGAAAACGCAAAGGAATACCAGGAACAGTTCTTCAAGGTGGTCCGCCGCGATCAGGTGGAAATTCATTACAACGGTGAATGGTTCTCTAAACTCCCGTTCAGCAAGGTGACTGAACTCATGGGCCAGTTTACTGTAGCCCAGATGCTCGAACGCGAAGACTTCCATAACCGTTATGCAGCCAATACGCCGATTAGCCTGCACGAATTCATGTACCCCATGATGCAGGGCTATGATTCCGTTGCTATCAATAGCGACGTGGAACTCGGCGGCACCGACCAGAAGTTCAACGTGCTTCGCGGTCGCGACTTGCAGCTTTTCGAAGGCATGGAACCGCAGATTGGTCTCTTCATGCCGATTCTCCTCGGTACCGACGGCAAGGTCAAGATGTCCAAGTCCATCGGTAACTACGTGGGCCTGAATGAACCGGCCGACGTCATGTACCACAAGATTTATAGCCTCGCCGATAGCATCGTTGAAAACTGGTTCGAACTTCTGACCAACATCCCGCTCGAAGAAATCAAGCAGATGATGGCCGACATTGCCGCAGGCAAGATGAACCCCAACGATGCCAAGCATCGTCTCGCTATCGATATCGTGACGCAGTACTACGGTGCAGAAGCCGCCGAGGCCGCCGCTGCCAAGGAACGCGAAATTCACAGCGGTAATGCCATTCCGAGCGATGCTGCTGAATGCAGCGTGGCGGCCGGCACCTACGGTGCCTTGGACCTGCTCGTTGAAATCAAGGCCTTCGCCTCTAAGGGCGAAGCTCGCCGCATGGTCCAGAACGGCGGCGTGAAGATTGCCGGCGAAAAGCTCGCCGATCCGCAGTCCCAGATCGAAATCAAGGGCGCTGACCAGCTGGTTATCCAGGTGGGTAAGCGTAAATTCTTCAAGGTCAATTTCTAGGCTATCATGTCGCAGGAAATCCTTATTCTCGGGCTCAATCCCGCTTGGCAGCGCTTGTTCTTCTTGGACAAGTTTACGCCGGGCGAGGTGCACCGTATCGGCAAAATCGAAGAGTATGCTTCGGGCAAGGGCATCAACTGCGGGCTCGTTCTTCACCTTTTGGGTGGAACGCCGCTCCTGATGCATTTCTTGGGCTCGGAACATGGTCCTAAAATCTTCGATGAAATGTCCGCTTACGGAATACAGCAGGCGCCCGTCTGGATTAAGGAACCCACGCGTATCTGCACGACCATTGTGAGCGAAGGCAATTCGACCGAGCTCATTGAACCGTCGCCGATTCTTTCTGAAATTGAAAACGGCGACTTCCTGCAGACCATTAATGATTACTGGAATTCCACGCAAAGGGTCGCTTTGTGTGGAACCTTCCCGCAGGGCTTTAATATTGAGCAATTGAACGCGCTTGACTTTGCTGGCAAAAAGATTTATGTCGATGCCATCGAAGGCATTGATTCCTGGCTTGAAAAGGGCGTAGAACTCCTGAAAATTAATATCAAGGAATACTGCAAACTTCTTTCTCGCTTGGGAATTCCGCAGGTGATGTCGAGCCCGCAGTTCTGGAAAATGACGGCTACGGCAGTGCTTGAACGCTTGCCGATTAAGGCGCTCGTTGTCACCGACGAAGACGCTCCTGTTCGCGCCTTCCGCTTGGTCGAAAAGAAGTTTCAGGGCGTACAGCTCTTGCCGCCTACGGTACAGGTCAACAACCGTATCGGTGCGGGCGATTCGTTCTTTGCCGGCTGGCTTTACGCCGACACCATGGGCCTCGATTTTGAACAGTGTCTCATTAAGGCAACTGCAGTTGCTTCTGCTCGCTGCGAAGTGGAACGTCCCTGCAATATTAAGGTCGAACGCGTTGCAGAACTAGAAGCAACGATTGTCGATGCGGTAGAAAAACTGGAGTAGTCTGTGTATTTGTTCGCTTTTGCAACGCCGGCTGAATTTGTATCCCTTTTCCCGGAACATGCAAACTTTGCGAATGAAAATGCTTCAGACAAATTAATAAAACTCTCCGGAAACCGCGGATATGCTTGCATTTTAGGACTTGGAATCCTGAATTTCGCGACGAATTTGACGTATCTGCTTTCGTCTGTCAAACAGCAGAAAATTGAAATTTCAGCGGTCATAATTCTTGGCGTCTGTGGCGCCTATCCGGGCCGCGGAATCAACGTGCTCGATGTCGTGCGCGTCGATTCCGAATGCGTGGGGGATATGGGCTACCAAGAAAAGGACGGCTCCTTTTCTCCGTTCCCAAGTTCTGTGCGCGCAACTGCTGCAGAACACGCGCCTGCCCATTTGCAAAAGCTAAAATCTGCCGTAGGGCTTACGGTCAATTGCTGTACGGGTACCGAAGAAATGGGGCTTGCACGAGCCAAGATGTTTAATGCGGACATCGAAAATATGGAAGGGGCCGCCGGGATTTCGGCCTGTATCGCCCACAACATGCCTGTTTTTGAAATTCGAGCCGTGAGCAATATGGCTACCACCCGTGACCGTAAATCCTGGAAATTTAACGAAGCCCTCGCCGCCCTAAAAAAATGTGTGATGAGTAATGAGTAGTGAGTAATGATTGACAATCCATTCCACACCTCACACTCCACACCTCACACCTCACACCTCACACTTCACACTTCACACTTCACACTATTATGCGTCTTTCTCTCGGTATTTCCACCTGCCCCAACGACACTTACATTTACGAAGCCCTCGTTCAGGGACTCGAAAATTCCCCGTTTGAATGGAATGTCCACTTTGCCGACGTGCAGACGCTTAACGAAATGGTGGGGCGCGGAGAGCTTGATGTTGCCAAGGTGAGCGCTCAGGTGTATCCCAAAATCCAGCAAAATTACGCATGTCTAGATTGCGGGGGAGCCATTGGCTATGGTTGCGGCCCCCTTTTGCTCTCGTCTGTCGGGAACTCGTTTTGCCCCGAAAAACCGGTTGTTTTGCCTGGAAAAGACACCACGGCGGCCCTTTTGTTCAAATTTTGGCACCAAAAAACGGGCCGTTCAGAGCTGAATATCGAATATGCCCTCTTTGACCAGGTTTATCGTTCCCTGCGCTCCAAGGAGGCTGTGCAAGGCGTTGTCATACACGAGCATCGCTTTACCTGGAAACGTGACGGTCTTTTCCTGTTGCAAGATTTAGGCGCTTTTTGGGAAGAAAATACGGGTACGCCAATTCCCTTGGGAATTGCCGTTGCAAAGAAAACTCTTGGCATAAATGTTATTTCCCAAGTCGAAAACGAGATCCGAAAAAGCCTTCAAATTGCTCGCAAACGCGAAAATCTGGTGACCCCGTTTATCGATAAGTTGGCTCAAATTGATGACCCGAGTGTCATGGAAGCACACATTAGAATGTTCGTAAATGATTTCTCCGAGAATGTAGGAGACCGGGGAAATGCCTCCTTGAGGGCTCTTTGGAAGCTTGTCAAGGTCTAAAATCGTGTTAATTTTTGGCAAAAAAGGCAATTTTTGCCCTTTTTTGAACTTTTTTTTACAAAACGGCTAAATTTTGGCTTTAACTTTAATTTATTTTCCATACTGCATATCTTTATATGGAGTTTGCTTATGAGCTTAGTGAACGATCTTGAACTGGAAGTCGAGAACTTCAAGCGCGA
The genomic region above belongs to Fibrobacter sp. UWB10 and contains:
- the tyrS gene encoding tyrosine--tRNA ligase, coding for MQFRPVKEQLEILMRGVIDVVPQDELEKKLQKSYDTGVPLRVKMGVDPTAPDVHFGHTVVMRKLRQFQDLGHTVVLIVGDYTAQIGDPSGRNKARPRLSHEQVLENAKEYQEQFFKVVRRDQVEIHYNGEWFSKLPFSKVTELMGQFTVAQMLEREDFHNRYAANTPISLHEFMYPMMQGYDSVAINSDVELGGTDQKFNVLRGRDLQLFEGMEPQIGLFMPILLGTDGKVKMSKSIGNYVGLNEPADVMYHKIYSLADSIVENWFELLTNIPLEEIKQMMADIAAGKMNPNDAKHRLAIDIVTQYYGAEAAEAAAAKEREIHSGNAIPSDAAECSVAAGTYGALDLLVEIKAFASKGEARRMVQNGGVKIAGEKLADPQSQIEIKGADQLVIQVGKRKFFKVNF
- a CDS encoding PfkB family carbohydrate kinase, with amino-acid sequence MSQEILILGLNPAWQRLFFLDKFTPGEVHRIGKIEEYASGKGINCGLVLHLLGGTPLLMHFLGSEHGPKIFDEMSAYGIQQAPVWIKEPTRICTTIVSEGNSTELIEPSPILSEIENGDFLQTINDYWNSTQRVALCGTFPQGFNIEQLNALDFAGKKIYVDAIEGIDSWLEKGVELLKINIKEYCKLLSRLGIPQVMSSPQFWKMTATAVLERLPIKALVVTDEDAPVRAFRLVEKKFQGVQLLPPTVQVNNRIGAGDSFFAGWLYADTMGLDFEQCLIKATAVASARCEVERPCNIKVERVAELEATIVDAVEKLE
- a CDS encoding futalosine hydrolase; this encodes MYLFAFATPAEFVSLFPEHANFANENASDKLIKLSGNRGYACILGLGILNFATNLTYLLSSVKQQKIEISAVIILGVCGAYPGRGINVLDVVRVDSECVGDMGYQEKDGSFSPFPSSVRATAAEHAPAHLQKLKSAVGLTVNCCTGTEEMGLARAKMFNADIENMEGAAGISACIAHNMPVFEIRAVSNMATTRDRKSWKFNEALAALKKCVMSNE
- a CDS encoding 1,4-dihydroxy-6-naphthoate synthase, whose amino-acid sequence is MRLSLGISTCPNDTYIYEALVQGLENSPFEWNVHFADVQTLNEMVGRGELDVAKVSAQVYPKIQQNYACLDCGGAIGYGCGPLLLSSVGNSFCPEKPVVLPGKDTTAALLFKFWHQKTGRSELNIEYALFDQVYRSLRSKEAVQGVVIHEHRFTWKRDGLFLLQDLGAFWEENTGTPIPLGIAVAKKTLGINVISQVENEIRKSLQIARKRENLVTPFIDKLAQIDDPSVMEAHIRMFVNDFSENVGDRGNASLRALWKLVKV